From one Perca flavescens isolate YP-PL-M2 chromosome 19, PFLA_1.0, whole genome shotgun sequence genomic stretch:
- the eif4a1a gene encoding eukaryotic translation initiation factor 4A1A translates to MSAEYDNRDNGPEGMEPDGIIESNWTEITDSFDEMNLREALLRGIYAYGFEKPSAIQQRAIMPCIKGYDVIAQAQSGTGKTATFAISILQQIDVEMKATQALVLAPTRELAQQIQKVVLALGDYMGANCYACIGGTSIRSEVQKLQAESPHIVVGTPGRVFDMLNRKNLSSKHIKMFVLDEADEMLSRGFKDQIYEIFQKLASSTQVVLLSATMPADVLEVTKKFMREPVRILVKKEELTLEGIRQFYINVEKEEWKLDTLCDLYETLTITQAVIFINTRRKVDWLTEKMHARDFTVSALHGDMDQKERDLIMREFRSGSSRVLITTDLLARGIDVQQVSLVINYDLPTNRENYIHRIGRGGRFGRKGVAINMVTEDDKRTLRDIETFYNTTVEEMPMNVADLI, encoded by the exons ATGTCGGCTGAATACGATAATAG AGACAATGGCCCGGAAGGCATGGAGCCAGATGGGATCATTGAG AGCAACTGGACTGAGATCACTGACAGTTTTGATGAGATGAACTTGCGCGAGGCTCTGCTAAGGGGAATTTATGCCTATGGTTTTGAGAAGCCCTCTGCTATCCAGCAGAGAGCTATTATGCCTTGTATCAAGG gctACGATGTGATTGCTCAGGCCCAGTCTGGCACTGGGAAGACTGCCACCTTTGCCATCTCCATCCTTCAGCAGATTGATGTGGAGATGAAAGCCACTCAGGCTCTGGTCCTGGCTCCCACCAGGGAGCTGGCTCAGCAG atCCAGAAGGTGGTGCTGGCCCTGGGTGACTACATGGGAGCCAATTGCTACGCCTGCATCGGAGGGACCAGCATTCGCAGTGAAGTCCAGAAACTGCAGGCTGAATCCCCTCACATTGTGGTGGGAACCCCCGGCCGCGTCTTCGACATGTTAAATCGCAAAAACCTCT CTTCTAAGCACATCAAAATGTTTGTGCTGGACGAGGCTGACGAGATGCTTAGTCGAGGGTTCAAGGACCAGATCTATGAGATTTTCCAGAAACTGGCTAGCAGCACACAG GTTGTCCTTCTGTCAGCCACCATGCCAGCTGACGTGTTGGAGGTAACAAAGAAGTTCATGCGTGAACCCGTCAGAATCCTGGTAAAGAAGGAGGAGCTGACCCTCGAGGGTATTCGTCAGTTCTACATCAATGTTGAGAAAGAG GAGTGGAAGCTGGACACGCTGTGTGACCTGTACGAAACCCTGACCATCACACAAGCGGTCATCTTCATCAACACGAGGAGGAAAGTGGACTGGCTGACTGAGAAGATGCACGCCAGAGACTTCACCGTCTCTGCTCTG CACGGTGACATGgaccagaaagagagagacttgATCATGAGGGAGTTCCGCTCTGGCTCCAGTCGAGTCCTCATCACCACTGACCTGTTG GCCAGAGGTATTGATGTCCAGCAGGTGTCTCTAGTCATCAACTACGACCTGCCGACCAATAGGGAAAACTACATCCACAG GATTGGTCGGGGTGGTCGTTTCGGCAGAAAGGGAGTAGCCATCAACATGGTTACCGAGGATGACAAGCGAACCCTGAGGGACATTGAGACATTCTACAACACCACCGTCGAGGAGATGCCCATGAATGTGGCCGATCTTATCTAG